In the Pithys albifrons albifrons isolate INPA30051 chromosome 3, PitAlb_v1, whole genome shotgun sequence genome, one interval contains:
- the TMEM115 gene encoding transmembrane protein 115, which yields MRRYLPVARQHFLAALAGTSVVVKSLSAAAVLLYLLSFGLDTAYGLAVTPGYLLPPNFWVWTLLTHGLVEQRAWGLAASLATLGAAGRLLEPLWGALELLVFFAVVNISVGLLAALAYFLTYVASFHLDYLFAVRIHGGLGFLGGVLVALKQTMGDSTVLKVPQVRMKAVPMLLLLLLALLRLAALVESNVLASYGFGLLSSWVYLRFYQRHSRGRGDMSDHFAFATFFPEILQPVVGLVANLVHSVLVKVRVCRKTVKRYDVGAPSSITISLPGTDPQDAERRRQLALKALNERLKRVEDQSAWPSMEDDEEEAAAAAKADTPLLPDPGAPGKSPGQESNLISFQDAPAQL from the exons ATGCGGCGGTACCTGCCGGTGGCCCGGCAGCATTTCCTGGCGGCGCTGGCCGGCACCAGCGTGGTGGTGAAATCGCTGAGCGCCGCGGCCGTGCTGCTGTACCTGCTGTCCTTCGGGCTGGACACGGCCTACGGGCTGGCGGTGACGCCGGGCTACCTGCTGCCCCCCAACTTCTGGGTGTGGACGCTGCTGACGCACGGGCTGGTGGAACAGCGCGCCTGGGGGCTGGCGGCGAGCCTGGCCACGCTGGGGGCGGCCGGGCGgctgctggagcccctctggggcGCGCTGGAGCTGCTCGTCTTCTTTGCCGTGGTGAACATCTCCGTGGGGCTCCTGGCGGCCCTCGCCTACTTCCTCACCTACGTGGCCTCCTTCCACCTCGACTACCTGTTCGCCGTCCGCATCCACGGCGGGCTGGGCTTCCTCGGCGGGGTCCTGGTGGCCCTCAAGCAGACGATGGGGGACAGCACCGTGCTGAAGGTGCCTCAGGTCAGGATGAAGGCTGTGCCcatgctcctgctcctgctcctggccctgctgcgGCTCGCTGCCCTCGTCGAGAGCAATGTACTGGCCTCGTACGGCTTCGGGCTCCTGTCCAGCTGGGTCTATCTCCGCTTCTACCAGCGGCACAGTAGAGGCCGCGGAGACATGTCCGACCACTTCGCCTTTGCGACGTTTTTCCCCGAGATCCTGCAGCCCGTGGTGGGTCTGGTGGCCAACCTGGTGCACAGCGTCCTGGTGAAGGTGAGGGTGTGCCGCAAGACCGTCAAACGCTACGACGTGGGGGCCCCGTCCTCCATCACCATCAGCCTGCCGGGCACGGACCCCCAGGACGCCGAGAGGAGAAG gcagctggCTCTGAAGGCCCTGAACGAGCGGCTGAAGCGTGTGGAGGACCAGTCGGCCTGGCCCAGCATGGAGGACGATGAGGAGGAGGCAGCGGCGGCAGCCAAGGCTGACACCCCACTGCTGCCCGACCCCGGCGCGCCCGGGAAGAGTCCTGGCCAGGAGTCCAACCTCATCAGCTTCCAGGATGCCCCGGCCCAGCTGTGA